A genomic window from Bacillota bacterium includes:
- a CDS encoding YlzJ-like family protein — protein sequence MIMWTPMPLEAVLDGFLAGGPRPREVRVGEAILLVEEAGAGVGRIVRLISGEPYDYLKPEWAPGALIRLP from the coding sequence ATGATCATGTGGACCCCGATGCCCCTCGAGGCCGTCCTCGACGGCTTCTTGGCCGGCGGACCAAGACCGCGAGAGGTCAGGGTGGGCGAAGCCATCCTGCTGGTCGAGGAAGCCGGGGCGGGGGTCGGCCGGATCGTCCGGTTGATCAGCGGCGAACCTTATGATTACCTCAAGCCCGAGTGGGCTCCGGGCGCCCTGATCCGGCTCCCCTGA
- a CDS encoding aspartate-semialdehyde dehydrogenase, producing MRSLNVAVLGAAGLVGQKILKILAERDFPVGDLTLMATARSAGQAFEFRGRSRTVEEARPDRFDHVDVAFFAATAAASQELAPEAVKRGAVVIDKSSVFRMTPGVPLVVPEVNPDALDGHQGIIASPNCSTIQFVMVLAPLCRRRAVRRVVVSTYQSVSGTGREAVEELTAQSRAVLDGHPVKGEVYPHQIAFNVLPHIDKFDPEGYTGEETKMIQETRKIMGLPGLAITATTARVPTYVGHAESVNIEFEDDLGPDEARRILNSAAGVVVADDPARNGYPLPVDAAGRDEVFVGRIRKDFSIPHGLNLWIVSDNLRKGAATNAVQIAETLVARGHLPK from the coding sequence ATGCGCAGTCTAAACGTAGCGGTCCTTGGGGCGGCCGGCTTGGTCGGCCAGAAGATCCTGAAAATCCTGGCGGAGCGTGACTTTCCGGTGGGCGACCTGACCCTGATGGCCACCGCCCGCTCAGCCGGCCAGGCGTTCGAGTTCCGCGGGCGCTCCCGCACCGTTGAGGAGGCCCGCCCGGATCGGTTCGATCACGTTGACGTGGCTTTCTTCGCCGCCACCGCGGCGGCCAGCCAAGAGCTGGCCCCCGAGGCCGTCAAGCGGGGAGCGGTGGTGATCGATAAATCGTCCGTGTTTCGGATGACCCCCGGGGTGCCGCTGGTCGTCCCGGAAGTCAACCCGGACGCCCTCGATGGGCATCAGGGGATCATCGCCAGCCCCAACTGCTCGACCATCCAGTTCGTGATGGTCTTGGCCCCGCTCTGCCGACGGCGGGCGGTCAGGCGGGTGGTCGTCTCGACCTACCAGTCCGTCTCGGGGACGGGCCGAGAGGCGGTCGAGGAGCTCACCGCCCAGAGCCGGGCGGTCCTAGACGGGCACCCGGTCAAGGGTGAGGTCTACCCGCACCAGATCGCCTTCAACGTCCTCCCGCACATCGACAAGTTCGACCCGGAAGGGTACACCGGTGAAGAGACCAAGATGATCCAGGAGACCAGGAAGATCATGGGCCTTCCCGGACTGGCCATCACCGCGACCACGGCCCGCGTGCCGACCTACGTCGGCCACGCCGAATCGGTCAATATCGAGTTCGAAGATGACCTCGGGCCGGATGAAGCCAGGCGGATCTTGAACTCGGCGGCGGGGGTGGTCGTCGCCGACGACCCGGCCAGGAACGGCTACCCGTTGCCGGTCGACGCGGCCGGTCGGGATGAGGTCTTCGTCGGCCGGATTAGGAAGGACTTCTCCATTCCGCACGGGCTCAACCTCTGGATCGTCTCCGATAACCTGCGCAAGGGGGCGGCCACCAACGCCGTCCAGATCGCCGAGACCCTCGTCGCTCGCGGTCACCTGCCGAAATAA
- a CDS encoding dipicolinate synthase subunit B, translating into MGLEEKRIGFAITGSHCTLERVMKPIEALTKAGAEVIPLVSAAVAQSDTRFGRGKDWVARLREITGHSPLASVVAAEPIGPKRLLDAIVVAPCTGNTLAKLANGITDGPVTMAVKATLRNGRPVILSLSSNDALGLNAKNLGIMLNAKNVYFVPFGQDNPQEKPTSIDSHLDLLIETVEAALRGTQLQPVLREWRRQA; encoded by the coding sequence ATGGGCCTGGAAGAAAAGCGGATCGGTTTCGCGATCACCGGTTCCCACTGCACTCTTGAACGGGTCATGAAGCCCATCGAGGCGCTGACGAAGGCCGGGGCTGAGGTCATCCCCCTGGTCTCGGCGGCGGTGGCCCAGAGCGACACCCGCTTCGGACGGGGCAAAGATTGGGTCGCCAGGCTCCGTGAGATCACCGGACACAGCCCTCTGGCATCGGTGGTGGCGGCCGAGCCTATCGGCCCGAAACGACTGCTGGATGCGATCGTCGTTGCTCCCTGCACCGGCAACACCCTGGCCAAGCTGGCCAACGGGATCACCGACGGGCCGGTGACGATGGCCGTCAAGGCCACCCTCCGCAACGGCCGGCCCGTCATCCTAAGCCTGTCGTCCAACGACGCCCTCGGTTTGAACGCCAAGAACCTTGGCATCATGCTGAACGCCAAGAACGTCTACTTCGTCCCCTTCGGTCAAGACAACCCACAGGAGAAGCCGACCTCTATTGACTCCCATCTCGACCTCCTGATCGAGACGGTGGAAGCGGCCCTCCGCGGGACTCAACTTCAGCCGGTCCTGAGGGAGTGGCGGCGCCAAGCATGA
- the dapG gene encoding aspartate kinase yields the protein MRIVVQKFGGTSVSTPEQRDAAVGHILEAIGQGFRPAVVVSAMGRAGDPYATDTLLRLPETAGLPASPREQDLIASCGEIISSVMMVNTLRGRGLEACAFTGGQAGIFTDHVHTGATITKFNPTRILQALEDGKVAVVAGFQGITEDGEITTLGRGGSDTTAAALGVALRAEVVEIYTDVEGVKTADPRIVPGAKTIEQITYHEISQMAHEGAKVVHPAAVEIAMARSIPLRVRSTFSQSMGTLITAVPYDDEVWPSLHAAKVITGVTQMPGMAQIRLDVPPDGAGVDPLRIFSALAQTGISVDLINVSPERISFIVKEDLAERARTVLAEMDLAISLRRGCAKVSVVGTGMRGVPGVMANVVKGLAEAGVRILQTSDSHLTISCLLDQADMEKAVRALHEQFGLGD from the coding sequence ATGCGGATCGTCGTTCAGAAATTCGGGGGCACCTCGGTATCCACGCCGGAGCAGCGCGACGCGGCGGTCGGCCACATCCTCGAGGCCATCGGCCAGGGGTTCCGTCCGGCGGTGGTGGTCTCGGCGATGGGCCGGGCCGGTGACCCCTACGCCACTGATACCTTGCTCCGGCTCCCTGAGACGGCCGGCCTGCCGGCCAGCCCGAGGGAGCAGGATCTGATTGCTTCGTGTGGGGAGATCATCTCCTCGGTCATGATGGTCAACACGCTGCGGGGACGGGGCCTCGAGGCCTGCGCCTTCACCGGAGGTCAGGCCGGCATCTTCACCGACCATGTCCACACCGGAGCGACCATCACCAAATTCAATCCGACCCGCATCCTGCAGGCCCTCGAGGACGGCAAGGTGGCCGTGGTCGCCGGGTTCCAGGGGATCACCGAGGACGGGGAGATCACCACCCTCGGACGGGGCGGGAGCGATACCACGGCCGCGGCCCTCGGCGTGGCTCTCCGGGCTGAGGTCGTCGAGATCTATACCGACGTCGAAGGGGTCAAGACGGCCGACCCGCGGATCGTCCCCGGGGCCAAGACCATCGAACAGATAACCTATCACGAGATCAGCCAGATGGCCCACGAAGGGGCCAAGGTCGTCCACCCGGCGGCGGTCGAGATCGCCATGGCCAGGAGCATTCCGCTGAGGGTTCGCTCGACCTTCAGCCAGTCGATGGGTACGCTGATCACCGCCGTACCTTATGACGATGAGGTCTGGCCAAGCCTTCACGCCGCCAAGGTGATCACCGGCGTGACCCAGATGCCAGGGATGGCCCAGATCCGCCTGGACGTCCCACCCGACGGGGCGGGCGTCGACCCGCTGCGGATCTTCAGCGCCCTGGCCCAGACCGGGATCAGCGTCGACTTGATCAACGTGTCACCCGAACGGATTTCCTTCATCGTCAAGGAAGACCTGGCCGAAAGGGCCCGAACGGTCCTGGCCGAGATGGATCTGGCGATCTCCTTGCGGCGCGGCTGCGCCAAAGTCTCCGTGGTCGGCACGGGGATGCGAGGCGTGCCCGGGGTCATGGCCAACGTGGTCAAGGGTCTGGCCGAGGCCGGGGTGAGGATCCTGCAGACATCGGACTCGCACCTGACCATCTCCTGCCTGCTCGACCAGGCCGACATGGAGAAGGCCGTGAGGGCCCTGCACGAGCAGTTCGGACTGGGAGACTGA
- a CDS encoding ATP-dependent Clp protease proteolytic subunit: MEQPGPTIEPHVPGRRPGGPPAGRQGRPKEHKAQEKKQRKSATVESIEALGTTEAPVNKSNIHVLTIIGQIEGHLTLPPQNKTTRYEHIIPQLVAAELNPEIEGVLVILNTVGGDVEAGLALAEMMASLSKPSVSLVLGGGHSIGVPIAVAVDHSFIAHTATMTIHPIRLSGLVIGVPQTYEYLDKMQDRVVKFVVANSRISEAKYRELMFRTGELARDIGTVLVGKDAVKIGLIDDVGGIAEAVAKVQELIRHRRGRRAKPRGEAPPPPIPPGPPRLRGPSGAEPSPPTLPGGVPI, from the coding sequence TTGGAGCAGCCTGGACCGACCATCGAACCGCACGTCCCCGGCAGGCGCCCGGGTGGACCGCCCGCCGGCCGGCAGGGGCGGCCCAAAGAGCACAAGGCCCAAGAGAAGAAACAGCGCAAGTCGGCCACCGTGGAGAGCATCGAGGCCCTCGGGACGACCGAGGCCCCGGTCAACAAATCGAACATTCACGTCCTGACAATCATCGGTCAGATCGAGGGTCATTTGACGCTGCCGCCGCAGAATAAGACGACCCGATACGAGCATATCATCCCACAGCTGGTGGCGGCCGAACTGAACCCGGAGATCGAAGGCGTACTGGTGATCCTGAACACCGTCGGTGGCGACGTGGAAGCTGGTCTGGCCTTGGCCGAGATGATGGCCTCGCTGTCCAAACCCTCGGTTTCCCTGGTCCTCGGCGGCGGTCACAGCATCGGCGTACCCATCGCCGTGGCCGTCGACCATTCCTTCATCGCCCACACGGCGACCATGACCATCCACCCGATCCGGCTCTCCGGGCTGGTCATCGGCGTCCCCCAGACCTATGAGTACCTCGACAAGATGCAGGACCGAGTGGTAAAATTCGTAGTGGCCAATTCCCGGATCAGCGAGGCCAAGTACCGCGAGTTGATGTTCCGCACCGGCGAACTGGCCCGTGACATCGGTACCGTGCTGGTGGGGAAGGATGCGGTGAAGATCGGCCTGATCGACGACGTCGGCGGGATCGCCGAAGCCGTGGCCAAGGTCCAGGAGTTGATCCGCCACCGGCGGGGGAGACGGGCCAAGCCGCGCGGTGAAGCCCCGCCCCCACCGATCCCGCCGGGGCCGCCAAGGCTGCGCGGCCCGTCGGGGGCGGAACCGTCGCCGCCCACCCTGCCTGGGGGGGTGCCGATATGA
- the dapA gene encoding 4-hydroxy-tetrahydrodipicolinate synthase yields the protein MLDFGKVLTAMVTPFARDLSVDFRKAADLAKRLIENGSDGVVVAGTTGEGPVLSKEEKLELFETVVGAVGDRAVVVANTGSNSTSDSIALTKAAEKIGAKAVMLVAPYYNKPPQEGLYQHFAAIAGETSLPILIYNVPGRTSVNILPETLVRLSKIANIQGVKEASGALDQASEIARAAEPGFQILSGDDSLTLPILAVGGRGIVSVASHVAGKQIRAMVEAYLAGRVAEARDAHIRLMPLFKACFVTTNPIPVKAALRLAGFDAGSCRLPLVEAGTKEVEAVRKAMGDLGLLAV from the coding sequence GTGCTGGATTTCGGGAAAGTGCTGACGGCCATGGTGACCCCGTTCGCCCGGGACCTTTCGGTGGACTTCCGCAAGGCGGCGGACCTGGCCAAGCGGCTCATCGAAAACGGTTCCGACGGGGTGGTCGTGGCCGGGACGACCGGCGAGGGTCCCGTCTTGAGCAAGGAGGAGAAGCTCGAGCTATTCGAGACGGTGGTCGGAGCGGTCGGCGATCGGGCGGTGGTCGTGGCCAACACCGGCTCCAACTCCACCAGCGACTCCATCGCCCTGACGAAGGCGGCCGAGAAGATCGGCGCAAAGGCGGTCATGCTGGTCGCGCCGTACTACAACAAGCCCCCGCAGGAAGGGCTGTATCAGCACTTTGCCGCCATCGCCGGGGAGACGAGCCTGCCCATCCTGATCTACAACGTCCCCGGACGGACCAGTGTCAACATCCTTCCGGAGACATTGGTCAGGCTGTCGAAGATCGCCAACATCCAGGGCGTCAAGGAGGCCAGCGGTGCCCTCGACCAGGCCTCGGAAATCGCCCGGGCGGCCGAGCCGGGCTTTCAGATCCTCAGCGGTGATGACAGCCTGACCCTGCCGATCCTGGCCGTCGGCGGCCGGGGCATCGTCAGCGTCGCCTCGCACGTGGCCGGGAAGCAGATTCGGGCGATGGTCGAGGCCTACCTGGCCGGCCGCGTGGCCGAAGCCCGGGACGCCCACATCCGCCTGATGCCGCTGTTCAAGGCTTGCTTTGTGACGACCAACCCGATTCCGGTCAAGGCGGCTTTGCGCCTGGCCGGTTTCGACGCCGGGAGCTGTCGACTGCCCCTGGTCGAGGCCGGTACGAAAGAGGTCGAGGCGGTCCGTAAGGCCATGGGCGACCTGGGACTCCTGGCCGTCTAG
- a CDS encoding ribonuclease J: MREKPRQPKISLIPLGGLGEIGKNMLAVEIDEEILVIDAGLTFPEEEMLGIDIVIPDLSYLVDNAERVKGIILTHGHEDHIGALPYLLPRLNVPVYATKLTLGLVRGKIEEHAVELHPGSRVVKPGESVWVGGIKVDFFLVNHSIPDAVGLALHTPVGLVVHTGDFKFDQTPVDGRTADLHKLAELGDEGVLVLLSDSTGAERPGHTASERGVGRVLDDIFRVSKDRVLVATFASNVHRIQQVIDAAAREARKVAVTGRSLENVISIASELEYLETPPGVLVTIEEANRLPPERVVILTTGSQGEPLSALTRIANNDHRKVEIQRGDTVIIAATPIPGNEKMVGRTVDHLMRRGAQVVYGQGSGIHVSGHASREDLKLMLNLIRPKFFIPVHGEYRHMVRHAELAEEVGIPRDHIFVGDNGTIFEFTADRGRTAGKVTAGNVLVDGLGVGDVGTIVLRDRKQLAQDGILIVVLTIDRQNNLLAAGPDIVTRGFVYVRESEALIEEAKAKVREVLTQKAGTPIPEWSVIKANVREALGKLLYERTRRRPMILPIVMDV; the protein is encoded by the coding sequence TTGCGAGAGAAACCGCGCCAACCAAAGATCAGCCTCATCCCGCTCGGCGGGTTGGGCGAGATCGGAAAGAACATGCTGGCCGTCGAGATCGATGAGGAGATCCTGGTCATCGACGCCGGTCTGACCTTCCCCGAGGAGGAGATGCTCGGAATCGACATCGTGATCCCCGACCTGAGCTATCTCGTAGACAACGCGGAAAGGGTCAAGGGCATCATCCTGACCCACGGCCATGAGGATCACATCGGCGCTTTGCCCTACCTGCTCCCGAGACTCAACGTGCCGGTCTACGCGACCAAACTGACCTTGGGCCTCGTCCGAGGGAAGATTGAGGAGCACGCCGTCGAGCTGCATCCGGGCTCCCGGGTGGTGAAGCCGGGGGAGTCGGTCTGGGTCGGCGGGATCAAGGTTGATTTCTTCCTGGTCAACCACAGCATCCCCGATGCCGTCGGTCTGGCCCTTCACACCCCCGTCGGCCTGGTCGTCCACACCGGCGACTTCAAGTTTGATCAGACTCCCGTCGATGGTCGGACGGCCGACCTGCATAAGCTGGCCGAACTCGGGGATGAAGGGGTCCTGGTCCTCCTGTCCGACAGCACCGGCGCCGAACGCCCAGGCCATACGGCTTCGGAACGGGGCGTCGGTAGGGTCCTCGATGACATCTTCCGCGTCTCCAAGGACCGGGTCCTGGTGGCCACCTTTGCCTCCAACGTCCACCGCATTCAACAGGTCATCGATGCGGCGGCCAGAGAGGCGAGAAAGGTGGCGGTCACCGGGCGGAGCCTGGAGAACGTCATCAGCATCGCCTCCGAACTGGAGTACCTGGAAACCCCGCCGGGCGTCCTGGTGACCATCGAGGAGGCCAACCGACTGCCGCCGGAGAGGGTCGTCATCCTGACCACCGGCAGTCAAGGCGAGCCTTTGTCCGCCCTCACCCGCATTGCCAACAACGACCATCGCAAGGTCGAAATCCAGCGTGGCGATACGGTGATCATCGCCGCCACGCCCATCCCAGGCAACGAGAAGATGGTCGGGCGGACGGTCGACCACTTGATGCGCCGGGGAGCACAGGTCGTCTATGGCCAGGGTTCGGGCATCCACGTGTCCGGCCACGCCAGCCGGGAGGACCTCAAGCTGATGCTCAACCTGATCCGGCCGAAGTTCTTCATCCCAGTCCACGGCGAGTACCGGCACATGGTCCGCCACGCCGAGTTGGCGGAAGAGGTCGGCATCCCCAGGGACCACATCTTCGTCGGCGACAACGGGACCATCTTCGAGTTCACCGCCGATCGCGGGCGGACGGCCGGCAAGGTCACGGCCGGCAACGTCCTCGTGGACGGGCTGGGCGTGGGCGACGTCGGCACCATCGTCCTGCGCGACCGCAAGCAACTGGCCCAGGACGGCATCCTGATCGTCGTCCTCACCATCGACCGCCAGAACAATCTGCTGGCGGCCGGTCCGGACATCGTCACCCGCGGATTCGTCTATGTGCGGGAGTCCGAAGCTCTGATCGAGGAGGCCAAGGCCAAGGTCCGCGAGGTCCTGACCCAGAAGGCCGGCACCCCGATCCCAGAGTGGTCGGTGATCAAGGCCAACGTTCGCGAAGCCCTCGGAAAGCTGCTGTACGAGAGGACCCGGCGACGCCCGATGATCTTACCTATCGTCATGGACGTCTGA
- a CDS encoding undecaprenyl-diphosphate phosphatase: MSFANWRIAILGVVQGLTEFLPVSSSAHLVILNDLLGVGQPTMSLAIFLHLGTLLAVLVVYFRELVRMVVGMFTGRRDGRLGWFVVLGSVPAALLGLALKSVIEKAFSSTLMAGVMLIITGFILYWSGRLRQGRRGVEAMTAGDALWVGLFQAVAILPGISRSGSTIAGGLWRGLKPKLAADFSFLLSVPAVFGAGLLDLRETFRGGGVGLDVPGALWGTGLSFVFGYLAIRWLIAVVRRGRISVFAYYCWVAGAAVVLWKLLVR; this comes from the coding sequence TTGTCCTTCGCCAACTGGCGGATCGCCATCCTCGGGGTGGTCCAGGGACTGACTGAGTTCCTGCCGGTCTCGAGTTCCGCTCACCTGGTCATCCTGAATGACCTCCTCGGCGTCGGTCAGCCGACCATGAGCCTGGCCATCTTCCTGCACCTGGGGACGCTCTTGGCGGTACTGGTGGTTTACTTCCGCGAACTCGTCAGGATGGTCGTCGGGATGTTCACCGGACGCCGCGACGGGCGCCTCGGTTGGTTCGTCGTCCTCGGCAGCGTCCCCGCGGCCCTCCTCGGCCTGGCCCTGAAGTCCGTGATCGAGAAAGCCTTCTCCTCGACCCTGATGGCCGGGGTCATGCTCATCATCACCGGTTTCATCCTGTACTGGTCGGGGCGACTCCGGCAGGGGCGGCGCGGGGTCGAAGCGATGACCGCCGGCGATGCCCTCTGGGTCGGGCTCTTTCAGGCCGTGGCCATCCTCCCAGGGATCTCGCGCTCCGGGTCGACCATCGCCGGCGGGCTCTGGCGCGGGCTCAAGCCGAAGCTGGCGGCCGATTTCTCGTTCCTCCTGTCAGTACCGGCCGTCTTCGGGGCGGGCCTGCTCGATCTGAGGGAGACCTTCCGGGGCGGCGGAGTGGGCCTCGATGTGCCCGGCGCCCTTTGGGGGACTGGACTCTCCTTCGTTTTCGGCTATCTGGCCATCCGGTGGCTGATCGCCGTCGTGCGCCGAGGCCGGATCAGCGTCTTCGCCTACTACTGCTGGGTCGCCGGCGCCGCCGTCGTCCTTTGGAAGTTGCTGGTTCGTTAG
- a CDS encoding DNA translocase FtsK has product MPGSAPSTDEARTKNPLRYEVLGVLFCALGLLSLFSLYSPAAGAVGGILAKALDAALGGAAFLFPLLSCAYGVSLLVVKEDTLFTRQGVGAALLALAAVALLHLRVPLGGEFVYGLRGLGGGLIGGALSWLLVKGFGPVGRLLLLITMALLGAILAAGPGLAKVAARLRLWSVDFGRGLVAELREFLFLAEEEGEKLDAGRRRTRGRAGEGAGPSGTAEAAEAEAIQPEGPAKGEEEAAAGWNAVQTTGAGATTPSRGGGASASAGSASALTLSASPPPRSEVVDDFPEGAFEQVHIPLPLHYQLPSLSILDRGSQRVRRDQREQTDKAKVIEDTLESFGVKAKVIGTSRGPAITRFELQPAPGVKVRQIASLEDDLALALAAHYVRIQAPIPGKAAVGIEVPNREVAKVLLREVLEADDFRAAASRLTIVLGKDIAGRAIVGNLERMVHLLIAGTTGSGKSVCINTIVSSLLFKSRPDEVKFLMIDPKVVELSIFSGIPHLLSPVVTDPKKAATALRWVVREMERRYELFALAGSSIRDIDRYNQLVEDKGDGTQPKLPFIVVIIDELADLMVVAPAEVEESIFRLAQMARAAGIHLIVATQRPSVDVITGVIKANIPSRIAFAVSSQVDSRTILDEGGAEKLLGRGDMLYLPVGQGRAIRAQGALISDREVEALVAFVKSQAEPQFEEGVLTVQAETGTEPTFEDDPLFKDAVRLVVESGVASISMIQRRFRVGYSRAARLIDVMELRGVVGRFGGSKPREVLITPDQMRRIFDGER; this is encoded by the coding sequence ATGCCCGGTTCGGCTCCTTCGACCGATGAGGCCCGTACCAAGAATCCGCTTCGTTACGAAGTTCTCGGGGTTCTCTTCTGCGCCCTGGGGCTTCTTTCTTTGTTCTCCCTATACAGCCCGGCTGCCGGCGCCGTCGGAGGGATCTTGGCCAAGGCCCTCGACGCCGCCTTGGGCGGCGCGGCCTTTCTGTTTCCGCTGTTGTCCTGCGCCTACGGGGTCAGCCTTCTGGTGGTCAAGGAGGACACCCTGTTCACCAGGCAGGGGGTCGGGGCCGCCCTATTGGCCCTGGCCGCGGTGGCTCTGCTGCACCTTCGCGTACCGCTGGGCGGAGAGTTCGTCTACGGCCTGCGCGGCTTGGGTGGCGGCCTCATCGGTGGGGCTCTCAGCTGGCTGTTGGTCAAGGGCTTCGGACCGGTCGGCCGCCTCCTCTTGCTGATCACAATGGCCCTTCTCGGGGCGATTCTGGCGGCCGGTCCGGGGCTGGCCAAGGTGGCGGCCAGGTTGAGACTCTGGTCCGTCGACTTCGGCCGCGGTCTGGTGGCCGAGCTCCGGGAGTTCCTCTTCCTGGCTGAGGAGGAGGGAGAGAAGCTCGATGCCGGACGGCGCAGGACCAGGGGGCGGGCGGGGGAGGGCGCGGGCCCGTCCGGGACCGCCGAGGCCGCTGAGGCCGAGGCGATCCAGCCGGAGGGACCGGCCAAGGGCGAGGAAGAAGCCGCGGCCGGTTGGAACGCCGTCCAGACCACCGGGGCGGGGGCGACCACTCCGTCGCGGGGGGGCGGGGCGAGCGCGAGCGCCGGGTCGGCTTCGGCGCTAACCTTGTCGGCCAGCCCGCCGCCGCGGTCCGAGGTGGTCGACGACTTCCCGGAGGGGGCCTTCGAGCAAGTCCACATCCCCCTGCCGTTGCATTATCAGCTTCCCTCTCTGTCCATCCTCGACCGCGGCTCCCAGCGAGTTCGCCGCGACCAGCGGGAGCAGACGGACAAGGCCAAGGTGATCGAAGACACCCTGGAAAGCTTCGGCGTCAAGGCCAAGGTCATTGGGACGAGTCGCGGGCCGGCGATCACTCGTTTTGAGCTGCAGCCGGCCCCGGGAGTCAAGGTTCGTCAGATCGCCAGCCTCGAGGATGACCTGGCCCTGGCCCTGGCCGCCCACTACGTGAGGATCCAGGCGCCGATTCCCGGCAAGGCCGCCGTGGGCATCGAAGTCCCCAACCGGGAGGTCGCCAAGGTCCTTCTGCGCGAGGTCCTCGAGGCCGATGACTTCCGGGCCGCGGCCTCCAGGCTGACGATCGTCCTCGGGAAGGACATCGCCGGACGGGCCATCGTCGGCAACCTCGAGCGCATGGTCCACCTGCTGATCGCCGGGACCACCGGTTCCGGTAAGAGCGTCTGCATCAATACCATCGTCTCGAGCCTGCTCTTCAAGTCCCGGCCGGACGAGGTCAAGTTCCTGATGATCGACCCAAAGGTGGTCGAACTATCCATCTTCAGCGGCATCCCGCACCTCCTGTCGCCGGTGGTCACCGACCCGAAGAAGGCGGCCACCGCCCTGCGCTGGGTGGTTCGGGAGATGGAGCGGCGCTACGAGCTCTTCGCCCTGGCCGGCAGCAGCATCCGGGATATCGACCGGTATAACCAACTGGTCGAGGACAAGGGCGACGGGACTCAGCCCAAGCTGCCCTTCATCGTCGTCATCATCGACGAGTTGGCCGACCTGATGGTCGTCGCCCCGGCCGAAGTCGAGGAGTCCATCTTCCGCTTGGCCCAGATGGCCCGGGCGGCCGGGATCCACCTGATCGTGGCCACCCAGCGGCCGTCGGTCGACGTCATCACCGGCGTCATCAAGGCCAACATCCCCTCACGAATCGCCTTTGCCGTGTCTTCGCAAGTCGATTCGCGGACCATCCTCGACGAGGGCGGGGCGGAGAAACTCCTCGGCCGCGGCGACATGCTCTACCTGCCGGTCGGACAAGGTCGGGCGATTCGGGCTCAGGGTGCCCTGATCAGCGACAGGGAAGTGGAGGCCCTGGTGGCCTTCGTCAAGAGTCAGGCCGAACCGCAATTCGAGGAAGGAGTCCTGACCGTCCAGGCGGAGACCGGGACCGAGCCGACCTTTGAAGACGACCCGCTGTTCAAGGACGCCGTCCGGCTGGTCGTGGAGAGCGGAGTGGCCTCGATCTCCATGATCCAGCGGCGCTTCCGGGTTGGCTACAGCCGGGCGGCCCGCCTCATCGACGTCATGGAACTGCGGGGGGTCGTCGGCCGGTTCGGGGGTTCGAAGCCGCGGGAAGTGCTGATCACCCCGGACCAGATGCGACGGATCTTCGACGGCGAACGATGA